CTTTGGAGGCCACTAAAGGATGCGCCGACTGTAAGTCCAACTTCTGCAATGAGTGTTTCAAACTGTACCATCCCTGGGGAACTCCCCGAGCTCAGCATGAACACATCCTACCCACCAACAACTTCAGGCCAAaggtttgtctgttttgtacacaacacacagaagCTTTCCTTCTATTGTCTTTGTCCCTTATCCTGATTTGTGCTCCAGGTCCTAACATGCACAGAGCACGAGCAGGAGAGACTGCTGTGGTACTGCCGCAACTGCCAGAGGCTGCTGTGTCCACTCTGCAAGCTCAGACGTGTCCACCATGGACACAAAGTGTTGCCTACAGCACAGGCCTACCAGGCCCTCAAGGTGAGCGTGTGCAGTCTGTTTGAGCTGTGTCAGGACTATAGTCAGGATccagttttgaaatgtttacttTTGTTTCGGTCCTGTAGGACAAGGTCACCAAGGAAGTCAACTTCATCCTGGCAAATCAGGAGACGATACAGAGTCAGATCACTCAGCTGGAAGCAACCATCAAACAGATGGAGGTGAACCACACTTTCTCTGCTTTGTGAAAGTAAATGTTTCCTCATTGTCTTTGGCCAAATGCAGTAGAATTTGTTTTGCACTATACTGTGGTCTACACAATGAATcctttttatttgtcctctaTATAACAGGTTGAATGCAGTGTGttgaaaaaggcaaaaaaagcaAAGGTTTTGACACTGATCAACAATTATCCTATTTAGTGGAATatattgttattgtgttttaatctatttaatcattttactgTGTCAACCACTGCAACTAAGGGGACAGGTAGTGTTAGTGCGCCCTCTAGAGTCCCAGGGCTTTAGTGCAATGGCCCACTGTGCTGGCAATAGCTAAatcattgtctctgtgttgtcatTCCTTATCAGTCACTGTGCTTTATCATATCCATCCAACTCACATGGGTccttccctgtctgtctgtctgtctgtcgtcTGTCtgtcgtctgtctgtctgtctgcaggctAACAGCACAGTAGCCCTGCAGCAACTGATCCACAGTTTCAGGGATCTGGGAGCGGCCGTAGCTGAGCGTCAGGGATCTTTGGCTCTGGCCCTGGAGGGATCTCgcagcaggagggaggaggcccTGTCTGCTCAGGTCTCAGAGAAGAGTGGACTGATGGAACACGCTGGCCTAATGGCATACACACAGGAGCTGCTCAAGGAGACTGACGCTCCCTGCTTTGTACAGGCTGCCAGAGTCACTCACAACAGGTATTGCACCTGCAGCAAACACTTCAGCTTTTAGAccgttttgtttctttttttcctcttcttcatctgtccCTGTGTCTCTCCCTGTTCCAGGCTGGTGAAGGCCATCGAAAACCTGCAGTGTTTCACTTTCGCTGCAGATTCCTCCTTCAGACATTTTCACCTGGATGCATCCAAAGAGGTCAAACTCATCAACAGCTTGGAATTCATACGTGGTGCGCTAAGTTCTTTGTTCCTGTGATATAAATTCTTCAAAAAGTTAAATCGCACTTTCTTTATAAACCAATGAATGAAATTTCTCCATTGCTTTCACTCATCCGCAGCTCCACTGGCTCCAGTCATCGACACTCAGAAGACATTGGCTTACGACCAGCTGTTCTTGTGCTGGCGCCTCCCTCAGGACTCGGCCCCAGCTTGGCACTTCTCTGTTGAATACCAGCGACGAGCGGGAGGAGCCGCAGCCACGTGGGGAGGCACCAGATCCCCCAACGCTTCAACGGCATGGCAGCGCCTGGATGAAGTGAGAGGGACCAGTGCTGTGGTCGAACGGCTGCAGATTGACAGCATGTATGTGCTCAGGGTGAGAGGATGCAACAAGGCCGGGTTTGGAGAGTACAGTGAAGAGGTGTACCTCCACACACCACCCGCAGCTGGTGAGATATGAAGACTATTACTTTATTATAGCAtcagggttttatttttctatactTTTCATACACTACAAAAAAACTCATTCATCTTTCCACTTTGTAAATACTGTAGATACAAGAAGAAGTAGTATGCGtcaagatttcttttttaactttcacATTTTCCAGCATTGCCATTGATTGATGACTAATCTTGATcattcttttctctccatcccttGATTTTCTCCATTCCCgctttattaaatttttttattttagctccAAACcctcttttttgtgtttggcATTCCAGTTTCATCCTGGTGCGACTCTTTCTACTTCTGTCTTTCTTGCTGCAGGTCtgtttcattacattttaaacttttctttgaTTTATACTGTTTATCCATTGTTCGATCTTGTTGGTATTACATATGTTAAAAAATCTGTCTCTCATATTACTTCCTATTTCGCTCTTTAAAAGATCTTTCTCTCTTGATCTGCCTCTTactcttcttcacctcttttcCCATGATGTGTTCAGGCTTGTTGTAGTTTTAAATCTGTCCCAGCTACAGGCTCTAAATCCTTCCTCCCTTCTTGACTCCTTTCCTTTTTACTTACCTCACCATCTCTTTCCCTCCTCACCCCCCTTTTATCACCTCCTCCCAGTGCTGAGTTTCTCCTTGGACTCTCGCTGGGGTTTGCATGCTGACAGGCTGGCTCTGGGTAGAGGCCAAACCTATGCCCGCAGTGTGCCAGGCCTCTCCCTCCTGCAGGTCGCTGACCGCACGCTCACTTCTTGCCACCTGACATCTGACCTGCTGGTGGCTGACCTGGCCGTCACTCAGGGCCGACACTACTGGGCGTGCTCTGTGGAGCCTAGTTCCTACCTGGTAAAGGTGAGAGGAAATCTTGTCTGTCAGTTGTTTGGGTTTTATATTGGCCTCAGCTTTACCTTACATACCTACTTAAAGTGGatctttctgtctccttctcttgcAGGTGGGAGTAGGCCAGGAGACAAAGCTACAGGAGTGGTTCCACCTCCCTCAGGACATGGCCAGCCCTCGGTAACTAAATCTCTCCTTCCTAAATATACAATAGACCCTGTTTCTCATGCCCTGAAAAAGACCAGCAGATATGAATGGGATTTATTGGGACGTCATATTTCTTGGTTGCACTCATGCTGAAGCCAGTTCATTCACTCACATGCCATCTATAGAGGGGATTACCAGAACCTTCACTTagagtttacatttacatcaggaTTATTGGATTTTTAATTGAtgttttggccacttgggggcagtggAACAACTTGTAAACACAAGACTGTAAATGAGAGTGAAGACGCAGAAACAAACTGTGAAGCTAAAAtttgtaaaactaaaacaaggGGAATTAAGCCTTGATATCATCAGAATAACTTTCTGTCCAGTTCAGCTTTTTATTGC
This region of Paralichthys olivaceus isolate ysfri-2021 chromosome 13, ASM2471397v2, whole genome shotgun sequence genomic DNA includes:
- the trim46a gene encoding tripartite motif-containing protein 46 isoform X2, whose amino-acid sequence is MAEAELQTFTSIMDALVRISSNMKSMERELHCPVCDEMVKQPILLPCQHSVCLLCAAEVLVQRGYPPPELPPEPHSPASTPNTRSPRQARRPTPRTPDRLERVLRTVCGTYPGRRRKDAAHPPMLFPCPSCQQDVELGEKGLTECLRNLTLERIVERYRHTISLGSVAIMCGFCKPPQSLEATKGCADCKSNFCNECFKLYHPWGTPRAQHEHILPTNNFRPKVLTCTEHEQERLLWYCRNCQRLLCPLCKLRRVHHGHKVLPTAQAYQALKDKVTKEVNFILANQETIQSQITQLEATIKQMEANSTVALQQLIHSFRDLGAAVAERQGSLALALEGSRSRREEALSAQVSEKSGLMEHAGLMAYTQELLKETDAPCFVQAARVTHNRLVKAIENLQCFTFAADSSFRHFHLDASKEVKLINSLEFIRAPLAPVIDTQKTLAYDQLFLCWRLPQDSAPAWHFSVEYQRRAGGAAATWGGTRSPNASTAWQRLDEVRGTSAVVERLQIDSMYVLRVRGCNKAGFGEYSEEVYLHTPPAAAPNPLFCVWHSSFILVRLFLLLSFLLQACCSFKSVPATGSKSFLPS
- the trim46a gene encoding tripartite motif-containing protein 46 isoform X1 gives rise to the protein MAEAELQTFTSIMDALVRISSNMKSMERELHCPVCDEMVKQPILLPCQHSVCLLCAAEVLVQRGYPPPELPPEPHSPASTPNTRSPRQARRPTPRTPDRLERVLRTVCGTYPGRRRKDAAHPPMLFPCPSCQQDVELGEKGLTECLRNLTLERIVERYRHTISLGSVAIMCGFCKPPQSLEATKGCADCKSNFCNECFKLYHPWGTPRAQHEHILPTNNFRPKVLTCTEHEQERLLWYCRNCQRLLCPLCKLRRVHHGHKVLPTAQAYQALKDKVTKEVNFILANQETIQSQITQLEATIKQMEANSTVALQQLIHSFRDLGAAVAERQGSLALALEGSRSRREEALSAQVSEKSGLMEHAGLMAYTQELLKETDAPCFVQAARVTHNRLVKAIENLQCFTFAADSSFRHFHLDASKEVKLINSLEFIRAPLAPVIDTQKTLAYDQLFLCWRLPQDSAPAWHFSVEYQRRAGGAAATWGGTRSPNASTAWQRLDEVRGTSAVVERLQIDSMYVLRVRGCNKAGFGEYSEEVYLHTPPAAVLSFSLDSRWGLHADRLALGRGQTYARSVPGLSLLQVADRTLTSCHLTSDLLVADLAVTQGRHYWACSVEPSSYLVKVGVGQETKLQEWFHLPQDMASPRCDPDSGHDSGAEDGQDSPPFCFLTIGMGKILLPQGHGHSQSQAESQSHGGVHSHSSSHSNLPHPHTTPLPPRLGVCLDCDKGRVTFYDAHSLRILWEGHVDCSAPVCPAFCFIGGGALQLQDLVANRSIEEPPPRRVTIQTRATNLSK